A genomic segment from Armatimonadota bacterium encodes:
- a CDS encoding 2-alkenal reductase, giving the protein MRLLLSFLWLLLMTSTVWAQGVLDSLEREMTTLARKVQNAVVAVEGGALAPPGSSPSAFWTRPENEPTRRMLETFRLFNLPNPITRKGSGFIVDREWVLTSADVVRGAEQCVVRLADGSKLMGRVVSIDDVTNLAMVKVPALSLPPLPLGDSDRIEQGNLVLCMGTLGGYERSLALCVVAGKERTGVIGQQQFLSNLIQISGAIGAGSSGAPVVNSRGEVVGVIVASIAPGMLFRPPDTADSRRAGTTAPSLGTAVDMSLLGTTGGALAVPINDVKAVLDDMRAGRLRRPFLGIMPADRDGAEGAEVVRVVPNSPAARAGIRLGDVILSLNNVPVRRAADVTSILRRMKPGDKIQIDIQRGSQRLRITVPLGERANTPP; this is encoded by the coding sequence ATGCGGTTGCTGTTATCCTTTCTGTGGCTGCTTCTCATGACCAGTACCGTCTGGGCACAAGGTGTGCTGGACTCTTTGGAGCGCGAGATGACCACGCTGGCGCGTAAAGTGCAGAACGCGGTGGTCGCCGTGGAAGGAGGCGCACTGGCACCTCCGGGCTCCTCTCCCTCCGCTTTCTGGACAAGACCCGAGAACGAACCGACACGCCGGATGCTGGAAACGTTTCGGTTGTTTAACCTGCCCAATCCCATCACCCGCAAGGGCAGTGGTTTTATCGTGGACAGGGAGTGGGTACTGACCAGCGCGGATGTGGTACGGGGAGCGGAGCAGTGCGTGGTGCGCCTTGCAGACGGGAGCAAGCTGATGGGCAGGGTGGTGAGTATCGATGATGTGACCAATCTGGCAATGGTGAAAGTACCTGCCTTGTCTCTGCCCCCTTTGCCGCTGGGCGACTCGGACAGGATAGAGCAGGGTAACCTGGTGCTTTGTATGGGCACGCTGGGTGGTTACGAACGGTCACTTGCGTTGTGTGTGGTCGCAGGGAAGGAGCGCACGGGAGTCATCGGTCAACAGCAGTTCCTCTCGAACCTGATACAGATTTCTGGCGCGATTGGGGCAGGAAGCAGTGGGGCGCCGGTCGTGAATTCGCGAGGAGAAGTTGTTGGGGTCATCGTCGCGAGTATTGCGCCAGGCATGCTTTTTCGCCCGCCCGATACAGCGGATAGCAGGCGAGCCGGCACCACCGCGCCCTCTCTGGGCACTGCAGTAGACATGTCGTTGCTGGGAACAACAGGCGGCGCACTGGCGGTGCCGATTAACGATGTCAAAGCAGTGCTGGACGATATGCGGGCGGGCAGATTGCGCCGTCCCTTCCTGGGCATCATGCCTGCGGACCGCGATGGTGCGGAGGGTGCGGAAGTGGTGCGCGTAGTGCCTAATAGTCCCGCAGCCCGGGCAGGCATCCGTCTGGGAGATGTGATCCTGTCCCTGAACAATGTGCCTGTGCGGCGCGCTGCCGATGTCACCAGCATCTTGCGGCGGATGAAACCCGGCGATAAGATACAGATAGATATCCAGCGTGGCTCACAACGGCTGCGGATCACCGTCCCACTCGGTGAGAGGGCAAATACACCGCCATGA
- a CDS encoding aldo/keto reductase, with protein sequence MNYKRLGKTGLWVSELCMGCMTFGGEADEQTSIAMVERCLDAGINFFDTANVYTGGRSEQILGKALRPHREKVVIATKVRARVAEGPNGEGLSRYHILQQVEASLRRLQTDVIDLYQVHSWDENTPLEETLSTLNDLVRQGKVRYIGCSNFAAWQLCKALWLSDKHDWARFDSIQPRYNLIDRVIEMELLPLCQTEGVGVMVYSPLAGGILTGKYRPGEPPPPGTRAAENKWFLERRAQPHNIERAQRIVEVLKRFDRPLVQTAIAWTVSNPAVTCAIIGARHMEQLNLILDGWSGPLPPEEKAILDEASALPPLN encoded by the coding sequence ATGAACTATAAACGTCTGGGCAAAACGGGGCTGTGGGTTTCGGAACTGTGCATGGGCTGTATGACCTTTGGCGGGGAGGCGGACGAGCAGACCTCCATCGCCATGGTAGAGCGGTGTCTGGACGCAGGCATCAACTTCTTCGACACCGCCAACGTGTACACAGGCGGACGCTCGGAACAGATTCTGGGCAAAGCGTTGCGCCCGCACCGCGAGAAGGTGGTCATCGCTACCAAAGTGCGCGCCCGTGTCGCGGAGGGTCCCAACGGCGAGGGGCTGTCGCGTTATCATATCCTGCAGCAGGTGGAAGCCAGCCTGCGCCGCCTGCAAACCGACGTGATTGACCTCTATCAGGTGCATTCGTGGGATGAGAACACGCCCTTAGAGGAGACGCTGAGCACACTCAACGACCTGGTGCGGCAAGGCAAGGTGCGCTATATCGGTTGCTCTAACTTCGCTGCATGGCAGCTGTGCAAAGCGCTGTGGCTCAGCGATAAGCACGACTGGGCGCGGTTTGACAGCATCCAGCCGCGTTACAACCTGATTGACCGCGTGATAGAGATGGAGCTGTTGCCTCTGTGCCAGACGGAGGGCGTGGGCGTGATGGTTTATAGTCCACTGGCGGGCGGCATTCTGACGGGCAAGTATCGTCCAGGCGAGCCACCGCCTCCCGGCACCCGCGCCGCTGAGAATAAGTGGTTTCTGGAACGCAGGGCGCAGCCGCATAACATTGAACGGGCACAACGTATTGTGGAGGTGCTGAAGAGGTTTGACCGCCCGCTGGTGCAGACCGCCATCGCGTGGACGGTCAGCAACCCGGCGGTGACCTGCGCCATTATCGGCGCGCGCCACATGGAGCAGCTGAACCTGATTTTGGACGGTTGGAGCGGACCACTACCGCCGGAGGAGAAAGCGATCCTGGACGAGGCGAGTGCGCTACCGCCTT
- a CDS encoding aldo/keto reductase, with protein sequence MQRVWIPDTSLNVSRLCLGTGVFGARIKGDNATQVVEEYLRLGGNFLDTAHCYAFWEPEGEAGCSERELGRILRDLGVREQVVLATKGAHPDGGPKYPRPARYLSPEVMTQDIAESLQRLQVDTIDLYYLHRDDSRVPVDEIVDALNEHIRAGHIRYLGASNWRTERIEQANRYAAQRGLQGFVISQVQWSLAAPNWQMGEDPTVRYVTPEDAEWYAQAGIPIAAYTSTAQGYFAGTSKGEEQFGHNPVNAARRERALQLAQQLGVTPTQVALAWLLHQKPLTIPIFMTGNLQHLRECMSAAEVRLTPEQVRWLVEGD encoded by the coding sequence ATGCAGCGCGTCTGGATCCCTGATACCTCCCTGAACGTCTCCAGACTCTGCCTGGGCACGGGCGTCTTTGGTGCGCGAATCAAGGGCGATAACGCTACCCAGGTGGTGGAAGAGTACCTGCGCCTCGGCGGGAACTTTCTGGATACCGCCCACTGTTATGCCTTCTGGGAACCAGAAGGCGAGGCGGGTTGTAGTGAGCGTGAATTGGGCAGGATCCTGCGCGATCTGGGCGTGCGTGAGCAGGTAGTGCTGGCAACCAAAGGGGCACACCCCGATGGAGGACCCAAATACCCACGTCCCGCTCGCTACCTGTCTCCAGAAGTAATGACGCAGGACATCGCCGAGAGCCTGCAACGCCTGCAGGTGGATACCATAGACCTCTACTACCTGCATCGTGACGACTCGCGCGTGCCTGTAGATGAAATCGTCGACGCCCTGAATGAGCACATCCGGGCGGGGCACATTCGCTACCTCGGTGCGAGTAACTGGCGCACCGAACGCATCGAACAGGCGAACCGCTATGCTGCCCAGCGCGGCTTGCAGGGGTTCGTCATTTCGCAGGTGCAGTGGAGTCTGGCAGCCCCCAACTGGCAGATGGGCGAAGACCCCACAGTGCGCTACGTCACCCCCGAAGATGCGGAATGGTACGCGCAGGCAGGTATTCCTATCGCCGCCTACACCAGCACCGCGCAGGGCTACTTCGCGGGCACGTCAAAAGGCGAAGAGCAATTCGGGCACAACCCTGTGAACGCCGCCCGACGCGAACGTGCCCTTCAGCTGGCGCAACAGCTGGGTGTCACGCCGACGCAGGTGGCACTGGCATGGCTGCTGCACCAGAAACCGCTGACCATCCCCATCTTCATGACGGGTAATCTGCAACACCTGCGCGAGTGTATGTCAGCCGCAGAGGTGCGGCTGACACCCGAACAGGTACGGTGGCTCGTAGAGGGAGATTGA